One genomic segment of Xylanibacillus composti includes these proteins:
- a CDS encoding GNAT family N-acetyltransferase yields the protein MNNISIDCDDLILRGYVLDDIESIYSITQEPEVKEYLPDWDVPKKQRMNWLENYEIPENQQFQEAISSGGRIGDLRLRLAVISKTSGDLIGWCCSGIKEEIDPPNREIMFAIASRYQNKGYCTQATLGVINYLFQNSDVEALNAIARIDNIPSNRVIKKAGFDQVGLIEIEEEKFNRFMLSKDKWK from the coding sequence ATGAACAACATCAGTATTGATTGTGACGATTTAATACTACGGGGATATGTACTAGATGATATTGAAAGTATATATTCTATAACCCAAGAACCGGAAGTCAAAGAATATTTACCTGACTGGGATGTTCCAAAGAAGCAAAGAATGAATTGGTTGGAAAACTATGAAATCCCAGAAAACCAGCAATTCCAAGAAGCAATTTCGTCTGGTGGAAGAATTGGTGACTTACGGTTACGACTGGCTGTGATTTCTAAAACGTCAGGTGATCTGATTGGATGGTGTTGCAGCGGAATAAAGGAAGAAATAGATCCGCCTAACAGAGAAATCATGTTTGCAATTGCAAGTAGGTATCAAAACAAGGGGTATTGTACACAGGCCACACTAGGAGTTATTAATTATTTATTCCAGAATTCAGATGTAGAAGCACTAAATGCAATTGCAAGAATCGACAATATTCCATCGAATAGAGTTATAAAGAAAGCAGGATTTGATCAGGTCGGGCTGATTGAGATAGAAGAAGAGAAGTTTAATCGCTTTATGCTAAGTAAGGACAAATGGAAGTAA
- a CDS encoding AAA family ATPase: MFFLQMSGFPGSGKTTLSRRVAQITGAIIVDHDTSKTALLKAAEGHDIELWVIGKFSYTVDWELIDFYLSQRKSVIFDSPCLYPEMIFNGLNLSSKHKVNYKYVECYLNNRTEINRRLKARDRLISQLESTTQESFDASINNSQKPPSNVEYLTVDSSQPLDTYLDKVINYLK, from the coding sequence ATGTTTTTTCTTCAAATGTCGGGATTTCCTGGTTCAGGGAAGACAACTCTTTCTAGAAGAGTTGCACAAATAACCGGCGCAATAATTGTTGATCATGATACCTCAAAGACTGCGTTATTAAAAGCCGCAGAAGGACATGATATTGAACTATGGGTTATAGGCAAATTCTCATACACTGTGGATTGGGAATTAATAGACTTTTATTTATCACAGAGGAAGAGTGTCATTTTTGACAGTCCGTGTTTGTATCCTGAAATGATTTTTAATGGATTAAATCTATCGAGTAAACATAAGGTGAATTACAAGTATGTAGAGTGTTACTTAAACAACCGCACCGAAATAAATCGTAGACTTAAAGCAAGAGATAGATTAATAAGCCAACTTGAAAGCACAACTCAAGAATCCTTTGATGCGAGTATCAATAATAGTCAGAAGCCACCTTCAAATGTGGAATATTTAACAGTTGACTCTTCACAACCATTAGATACATACCTTGATAAGGTAATTAATTACCTTAAATAA